The Coffea arabica cultivar ET-39 chromosome 6e, Coffea Arabica ET-39 HiFi, whole genome shotgun sequence genome contains the following window.
CACACCCCATTACTCTTCCAGATACCTTGAGGTATGTATTGGCAAGTGACAGCAACAGTACTGGCACCTTCAGAAAAGCTGATTTATTAGATGCTCTTtggtgggttttttttttttttggggtggaggggggggggggtggggaggGAATGATGTTGTAAACTTCTTTCAGTTGCTTTCCCTAGTCAAGGCACTTAAGAGATTTGTCATTTGGCGGCAGTATGAAGACGTCTCCTATTATCTAGACAAGAATAGTGCGATTAACCAcaagaatcaaaagaaaaggatgaTAATTGTGCGATTAACCACAAGTAATGCCGAACAGTTTGAAGCACAAGTGAAGTTATTTGGAGATGTGATGGTCGGGGAACTGTTTTGGAGTTTAATTCTTTGGAACAATGTGGATGGACGACCGTGCAATGTTGTTCCCTCATTTACCATTACGATTGATCCCACGGTTACATCTTGTAACCCTCTCCAAAGGACAAAGAAAGACGTACAGAGACTATCCTCTAACCATCCAAACATTTCACAATATCTATCTATATATGTTCTTGGACCTTTAATCATAATCTTTTTCAAGAGCATAATCGCAGATacattgaaatgagaaaaagaaTCTTGTTTATAACTGGCGGTGGGCAATGTACGGTGAAGATATATAGGTATACGACAACTTGAATGAGCGTAACCCATGATCTTTTCTTTGTAAATTAATTTAGTTAGCCTTGACTAACTAATACTCCATAATCTGGgagagaaatttctaaaattatgatgaattttaaaaaatttctacaaaggGGGCATTTTGAGTATACAATTCCGTCCAAGGGGTCTTCGCATTCAACAAATGCGAGCTCAGGAGTtcgcatttgctgaatgcgaaGTCCCCTTGAATTTTCGACCCAcagaatccaaaaaaaaaaaagaaaaaagaaaaccagaCCTCGCATTTCAAAAATGCGAGGTCACTTACCTCGCATCTGTTAAATGCTACCTGGACAATCGCATCTGTTCAGCATCTTCTTCCGTCACTGGACAATAGCATCAGAAAGCTTAACTTATTCACTGAAAGCTGGCTGTAGCTTCAACATTTTCCGGTCTCCATTTTGCAGCTTGCTGGGGCTTCAACTTTCTGGCGAGAGCTTCCAAAATGACCAGAGTTGGACTCCCTCCCTCCAACGGCTGCACTCTTGATGAATGCTGCTACTTCCGAGGATTTCAATGACGGATTTGGGATGCAATTTCCCTTCAATTTGTATTTCccaattttgttgtttctttggGTTTTTTGGTTAAATGAGTCAAAGAGAGGACTGAGGTTGAAGGAGCTGGGTTTTCATGTTTCACCGACAGACAAAGGACCTCGCATTTGAGAAATGCGAggtctatttaaaaaaaaaaatgctacctGGCTTTTTGTTAGCtcgcattcagcaaatgcgaACCACCACATTTTAGAAATCACCCCATAAATAGCCTCTGTtgtagaaaaacttttttttttcataataatTTAAGAATTTCCTCTAATCTGGGATTAGTTTCTGGAGAAAATTCTTAAattgtgatgaaaaaaaaaagttattctacAAAGAGGGTAATTTTTGAAGTTGGTTCTAGACTTGTGatcttcgcatttgtgaaatgcgagttcAGGtacctcgcatttcacaaatgcgaggtAAGTATTtccagaaaaaaagaaaaacaagatcgCATTTTCCAAATGCGAGCTTGCAAGCTCGCATTTGGAGAATGCGAGATTGTGTACCTCGCATTTCTTAAATGCGAGGTACTCAATCTGAAAACAATCAAAATTCCCCTCCAAATGCATAGCGGTTGTAGAGCTGCTGGTAGTCGAGGATGAGGCTGGAGTGATTACTTCATCTGTCATGGTATCGTAGGAGGGAGGAAGAGCTCGAAAATTGAGTTAACACTTGGTGCTTTTAGCATCTTcagaccaattttttttttcccaaaaaacaaaatcttttaaaagaaaaaaaaatttaagtggATTTGGATTATTTGATACAGTGTAATATTTGTCTGGAAATAGGCAATTAAGTGGATTACATCAGAATTccgattatgtgttatgtgcatgAATAACATTTTATGATTACATCAGGAGGAGGGTGGTGTGATAATGATGAATGCGGCATAAAATTAATGAATAACATTTTATTGACTCATGAAAATCTTGTAAAAGCTGcaagataaatgaaaattattaaaatcaatCCGTttacaattttttgaaaaaaaataagcgATGGAAAACTTGTGCAAAtgttttaagaatttttaaattcttttttctccgcaatacaattttcaattttttggtattataccatcttttattttttaattttttaaatcatttaagGGGAGCTATGTGAGATTTCTAAAAATTTAGGAGTGTTGGGTGAAATTAGGATAAATCTCAAAGGAAGTTTCTGGAATTAACccttaaataaatataaaagtttGAAAGCTATAGGAAAAGTCGTTCATTGAAGGGTTTCCAGGACTGGAAAATGCACCCACATTTTACTAATACTAAATTAGTTGAAAATGCTGGTCCAGTTAAGTTAGTTGATCATTGCTTTGTATTCCGATTTGTCTAAGTGACCTCGCATTTATTAGATGCGAGGTAACGGACCTCGCATTTGTtatggttttctttttgtttttttttttggattttgttgatCGAAAATTCAAGGAGACttcgcattcagcaaatgcgagctccatgagctcgcatttgctgaatgcgaaGATCCCTTGGACAGAATCCCATATTCAAAATGCCccctttgtagaatttttttaaaattcatcataattttagaaatttctctaGTTTCTGTATGAATAGGAATACCAAAACTGATGGAATTAACTGAGGTTTTATATATGACTTTATGTACGTAGTTCGACATCCAATGGTACCTCAGCTGGAGGGAAAACTTCTTTCAAGAGAAATCTTGTGAACCGAAGAAGGACGTATGTTCTTAGGGAAAGAGTTCGTACTACTATCCTTTCTAGGTCAGCGAAGATCAAACCTATTTCGTTTCAACTGTCCAACCTTTTCGTTTTCTACAGCTGGTGTGATCAAAACACAGATAAAGGGGTGGCGGCCTTGAATAAGACAAGCAAGAACCTTTTGGCAGAATCCACGGATAGATGGCGGGGATTGGGAAGAGAAAGCGGTCCATTGGCACTGCATGTAGGCATGTTTCAATGTTGATTGCCGACTCGCTGTTGCAACTTGTACCCAAATAATTCCCCCCAGAAACACAGTCCATGATTTGTGGCTCCAGatattgttttcttttcttcgattTAATACTATTTGTTTGAGAAATTCATGGTTTACTGTTCACGCTGTCCCTGCATGTTTATGGACACAGGCATTCCAATGCTACATTACGAGTTTACGACTAAGCGATGATAAATTTATTGTAGTTAACTTCGATTCTGGAAATTATTTTGGTTGCTATATGAAATACAACCTAATTATCTCACATTATCTTCTTCAATCTTTAATTAACTTCATTGATTCTCACCCTAAACTGATGAATAACTCTAAGCTATACCTTTTTTGGCCTAAGTGCATTCATAACTGAAGGGCAAAAATAGTGTCAATTTCAGTTTTTGGCCAATTAAATTGGCCCGTTCAAACCGGCCTACTAATGAATGGAATTAGATATGACATGAACTTTAAATGGGTTCATATGGATGCctcaattaaatacaattaATTAGTGACTGATGGGTTGACTCGCATTactcatttatatccatttaaaaTTGCACATTCAAACACTTGATAGGTGTGAAGTAGATAAATTTGAATGTGTAGAGAAGCAAATCCACCAgagccacgtgtcagttcggacatggTGACCTGTCAGTTCGGCCAGACCAGTTCGGACAGGAGGGATGCCAACTTGTGCATGGCCGCTGCCTCCCAGCTGGATGGGCCTGGTGGGCCGCGGCCTCCGAACCTTTCGGAGCTAGCCGATGGAGCCCTAGAAGGACTCCCTCTCCAGTCGGACTCCTAATCCTATAAGGAAACTGCTACCCACAAGCCTATAAATATAGCACCACAAGACaacacaaggtacgccatctacagtactctaTACTGTTACCCTACTCATAAGTTCTACTGACTTAACCGTCGGAGTTGCTTCGGGGAACTAGCCCCGCCGTTTGTCCCTTTGCAGGTCGGTTCGCTCACCTCACCTGCGCATCAGCTTGCTCCctttcagctcgcagcagctcagctcggatcgGATCGCATTCCAGGACTGAGCTCGGTTCGCTCgctttcctcccatcagctcATCCCTAACCAGCTCGCTCAGCTCGGATCGCATTTTTTGCAGTCGCATCAGAATGCCTTACCAACCCAATAGCAACAAAAATTCAGTAATAAGTGGAATATTCAGCGGGATATAATTGGATAATTAGATATATCCATACCCATTTAAAGCATATATCCATTTATAACCCGCACATTTTGACTCACttattaaataaatataaataaattgaCTCGATATACCTAATATCTTAGTTATCATCCATCCAAATCACTTATTTTGACATTTCTAAAATTCTAAAGACATGCCTTGTTTTCGATACGGAGTAGTGTGTATTTGTTTTGCTAAAAACTGAACCAATGGGTAGCTAATATTTAATGCAGCGTTGCTTTTTATTGGGTCCTAGTTGGCCCATCTGGATTGAAACAGAGTAGACTAGAAAGGTTTCTAGATCTGATTTGTCCAATTAAAGTATACCCAATGCCGAAAGCTGAGGGAGCTGTTGGCCCAAATGCATATCTACCTATTATTTGGATCTTGGGCCAAAAATTTATTTGCAAGCAATTACAGTACTTAAAACAAAAAGTTTCAAGGATTTCAGTTGTTTCGAGTGTTTGCGCAACAGACGGAcggctagagagagagagagagagagagagagatggcgGTAGCAGGAAGGCGGAACGgcatggaggatgaagaagaaggagaagagggaATACTTTTTGACGAACAGCTCGAGTTCCTGGGAGACGTCTCCGACTCCGACACCCCGCCTCACCTCCGTGACCTAGCCACGGCGGCGGAGCGTGGCAACGTCGAGGACCTCCGCTTGGCCCTAGGTTAATTACCTCATATGTCCACTTTTCTTGTGTAATTACTTTAGAGGAGGGCAAAACAGAGTTGCTCGTTAATTTATTGTTTAGATACGTCATGGGCTTATTTTTTACTGTGTGTCTGTCTCCTCTTTCATGGCTAATACAGATAATTTCATTGGAAGTATTGATGAACCTGTGGAGGATGGGGATACTGCCCTTCATCTTACCTGTTTGTATGGCCATTTACCTTGTGTCCAGGTTCGTTTATAGTCATTTTCTTTGGTAGAATTTCTCTACTTTACCTTGGAATATGtttgataataattttattacctTCTGTCATGGTTCCTTGAAGCTCGTGCTCAATTGAGCCTTGAAACCGCAGCTTTGCCCCACCTCAGTTAGATAATAGCTATACTCCCACTTGACTTGGCTGAACTCAACTGCAAAGCCAATACAATCTTAAGACTTAAGCCAAAGTCAGGCCATATTAGACCTTTACACAATCCTCGTAAAGATTACGTTTATTTTTTGCGTACAAATCAAATAGATACCAAAGTTGAAATATTTGTTAGTGGAACTAGTGATGAACACTAGAATAATGATGCTCTACTCAAGCATGTAGTGTGCTGAGTAGTGTATCCTGGAGCTTGAGGTTGACTTGAAATTCCTTGAAATTCAAAAGAATTCCGTTTAATTTAGCCTGAGTGGTTTATTTTAAGTAGTTCACACAGGGGCTTCACTTGTTTGCACCCTGAGAGGTTTCTCGATCAACAAGTATTATTAATGCTATTGGGGGATCAAAATCTAAGAACTGTTTACTATCTGATCATTTCACAGCTCTTGTTGGAGAGAGGAGCTAACTTGGAGGTGAAGGACGAAGATGGAGCACTTCCCCTTCATGATGCTTGTGCAGGAGGTAGTCCAGGACTTTCATGGTACTTACGTTCAGTTTTTATTGCAAATTTTACTGATTTTGCTTAGGGAAGATGACTGTATGCAGGATATACAGATATAGTCCAGCTTCTACTCAACAGTGGTAATAGTCCGGAATGTGTTAAGAGAATGCTGGAATCTGTTGACCTGGATGGTGATACGGTGAGAAGTGATTGTAGGTTCTTCTAAGTTTTTCTGCTTTTGGGTTAGCTTGTAGC
Protein-coding sequences here:
- the LOC140009326 gene encoding uncharacterized protein: MAVAGRRNGMEDEEEGEEGILFDEQLEFLGDVSDSDTPPHLRDLATAAERGNVEDLRLALDNFIGSIDEPVEDGDTALHLTCLYGHLPCVQLLLERGANLEVKDEDGALPLHDACAGGYTDIVQLLLNSGNSPECVKRMLESVDLDGDTPLHHAARGEHMEAIRLLLASGASPNRENVYGKTPRELADPDTEARRILEEAASAMAGH